AAAATCAGTAATCCTCAAATCGCTTTGTATTCGACGCTAATAGAGCCTTACTTTATGTTAAGTGGATCTTTTCTGTTAGCATCGCTGGGAGTGATTTTGTCGCCACTTTACTTTTTTTTTATTTTTCCTTTAGTATTTTTAAATAGGAAGCTAATTTATCTTGTATTAAAAAGATTAGGGTCCCTTAAGGGGAAAGTACTCGAAGTTTTGAGGCTTGCAAATTCAAAGGATCAATTTGAAAAGAAAATAAATATAATTTCTTTTTTACCTATCAGAGCGTTATTACTTGAAGTTGGATTTGTTTTATCTAAATTTATTGGATTTTATATTTGTTTAAATACTTTTTATACAGGTGATAATCTTAACATCATTTTTTTATTAGTAATTTTTTCTTTATCATGGTCACTAGGTTTAGTAATCCCAGCAGCTCCAGGGGGAGTTGGGGTTTTTGAAGCTAGTCTCCTTTTATTAGTTGGAAAAAATATTCCACAAAATACAATTTTTATTACATTAATTTACTTTAGGGTTATATCTACCTTAGCTGATTTGTTGTTAAGCTTTCCTTTCTTAATTACGAAACTGTTTAAAAAGAATTAGTTTTTTTCTCTAAACTTGGTATCAATGTTATTGCTGCAATAAGACCAAAAGTCATGATAAGAA
This sequence is a window from Prochlorococcus marinus XMU1419. Protein-coding genes within it:
- a CDS encoding lysylphosphatidylglycerol synthase domain-containing protein, with protein sequence MRFNISNQPYWKFLKKINFGGLKSVFFISSLLYFCIYFVHNINQISFDYNLEKNGINLSLSFLFCVLSIYLNAYAWKYIVKWFGKEFKSKNLVSFYVLTNILKYVPGGIWHFVERFNFIKKISNPQIALYSTLIEPYFMLSGSFLLASLGVILSPLYFFFIFPLVFLNRKLIYLVLKRLGSLKGKVLEVLRLANSKDQFEKKINIISFLPIRALLLEVGFVLSKFIGFYICLNTFYTGDNLNIIFLLVIFSLSWSLGLVIPAAPGGVGVFEASLLLLVGKNIPQNTIFITLIYFRVISTLADLLLSFPFLITKLFKKN